The Rubricoccus marinus nucleotide sequence CATTCTCCCGGCTCGGTTCACCGAGCGTTCGCCTCTGGCGATGGGAAGGCCGCGCGTAACGACAGACACAAAGGTACAGGCGCCAGAGGCCCGCCTTCAATCTGGCACGGGTGGCGCGACCCCAGGATCGTGCAGATGCGGCCTCTGGCGCGTTAAGCGAACGGGAATACGGTATACCGATCTGTACCACACACGACCGGTTCACATGACGCGCACGTTTTGTGGTGGCCCTGGGCAGAGACTTTCTCCCTACTGCGCAACGACGAACCGCGCGCTCGCCACCACGCCGCCGACCTCGGCACGTACGATGTACACGCCCGCCGCCCACGCCGACGTGTCTATGGCCAACACGTGCGCTCCTGACTCTCGCGCGTCAGAGGCCAGCGTTGTGACCTCGCGGCCTCTGGCGTCGAAGATCGAGACCCGCACGTCGGTCTGGCGTGACGGGAGTTGAAGGCGGACCGTCGTGGCGCCAGAGGTGGGGTTCGGGCTCACGCCAATGCTCGCGCCAGAGGCCTCTGGCGCACACGCAAAACGCCCCGGCTCTCTCACGAGGGCCGGGGCGCAGATCATCTCGTCAGAAGCGATCGGTTAGGCTTCTGGCGGACTGCCCATCGGCGGGGCCTCCGCCTCTGGCGTAGCGGCGCCGTCACCCATCGCGCCAGAGGCGGAGTTGGGCTCGATGTTGGTCGGCTCGCCTTCGGCCGTCACGCCGCGCTCGTGGTCGGGCAGCGCGTACGGGCGCTCGCCGAGCACGGCCTTGAGGTCGTTCTCGTTGAGCACCTCCTTTTCGAGAAGCGCCTGCGCGAGGTCTTCGAGCTTGTCGGCGCGCTCTTCGAGCAGGCGGCGCGTCTGCACGCGCACGTCGTCGATCAGCACCTTCGCTTCGATGTCGATGCGCCGCGCGAGGTCCTCGGAGTACGGCTTGTCGAAGACCGGCTGGTCCTTCTGCTTGCTCATGTTGAATGAGACGTAGCCGATCTCCTCGCTCATGCCGTAGTCCACGATCATGGCGTAGGCCATGGCCGTGATCCGCTCCAAGTCGTTCTGCGCACCGGTCGAGATCTGGCCGAAGATGATCTCCTCCGCCACGCGCCCACCCATGGTCATCACCATGCGGTCAATGAGAGCCTCCTTCGTGTAGAGGTACCGTTCCTGAGGCAGACTCTGCGCGTAGCCGAGCGCGGCAAGGCCGCGCGGCACGATGGACACCTTCACCACGGGGTCCGTGTACTCGCGGAACCAGCCTGCAACGGCGTGGCCCGCTTCGTGATAGGCCACGATGCGCTTCTCATCGGGCGAGATCAGCTTGTTCTTTTTCTCCAGCCCGCCGATCACGCGGTCGATGGCGCGCTCGAAATCGATCATCTCGATCGCGTCCTTCTCTTCGCGTGCCGCCAGAAGCGCGGCCTCGTTGCAGACGTTGGCGATCTCCGCTCCTGCGAACCCGGGAGTCTGGCCCGCCAGAAGCCCCATATCGAGCTCGGGCGCGAGCGTCAGGCTCTCGGTGTGGACCTTGAAGATGGCCTCGCGCTCGCGGCGGTCCGGCTTGTCGATCAGCACCTGGCGGTCAAAGCGGCCAGGGCGGAGCAGGGCCGAGTCCAGCACGTCCGGGCGGTTGGTGGCCGCCATGATGATGACGCCCTTATCCGTGTTGAACCCGTCCATCTCAACGAGGAGCTGGTTCAGCGTGTTCTCGCGCTCGTCGTTGCCACCGATGACCGACCCGCGTCCGCGCGAGCGGCCCACGGCATCGATCTCGTCGATAAAGATGATGCACGGCGCCTTCTCCTTGGCCTGCTTAAACAGGTCGCGCACGCGAGCGGCGCCCACGCCGACGAACATCTCGACGAAGTCCGAGCCCGAGAGCGAAAAGAATGGCGTGCCCGCCTCGCCCGCGACGGCCTTCGCCAAGAGTGTCTTGCCCGTACCGGGAGGGCCGACGAGCAGCACGCCCTTGGGCAGCTTGCCGCCGAGCCTCGTGAACCGCTTCGGGTCCTTGAGGAACTGCACGACCTCCTCAATCTCCTCCTTGGCCTCGTCCAGACCGGCCACGTCGTCAAACGTGATCTTGGTCCCCTCCGTCTGGTCGACGAGTGTCGCCTTGTTCTTGCCGATGTTCAGAACCTGCTGCCCCGGGCCACCCATCCGGCGCAGGATAAAGATCCAGAAAATGGCGATGATGCCGAACAGGACGACCCATGAGAGCAGCCCGCCCAGCCAGTTCTCTTGGAACTTGGCCGCGAACTCGACGGGCTCCGTTCCCGCCTCCTCGCGCGCGGCGTTGACCGTGTTCACGAACTCCGTGAGGTCGTGATCGGCGGGCTTGGTTGTGCTGAAGCGGAGGCGGGCCTTCTCGTCGGGCTCGCGCCCGAAAGCCGCCTGCGGCTCCTCGGTCTCGACGACCTCGTTCTCGACGGCCTCTGGCGTGTACAGCCCCGTGATATCGGCGCCGTTGACCACGGTGAACTCCGCGACGGCGCCAGACTGCACCTGATCGAGGAACTCGGAGTAATCCACCTCCTTGGAGGTGCTGCCGCCGAGCAAGACGGTTTGGAGCGCGAGGAGCCCGAGCGCGAGGAGGACGAAGAGGTAGAACCCGCCGAGCGACAACCGGGGCCGCTTGGGAGAGCGACCGTTCTGACCGTCGCGGGGGTTCTGAGGAGTGGGGGTCTTCTTCTGACGAGCCATGCGTAGGGCGCGGCGTGAAGCGCGCCGGGGAAGCGGACGCCGCATGCGCGGCGGATGACCCCGCACAGAACGGGGCCGAGCGATACCGGGTGGCAAACGGGCAAGTTCCGAACGTGCGTGCCCCTACGCCTCCTCTTCGTCTGCACCCCCGCACGCCAGAGGCAACGGGTGGCGAACGTACGCGGCGCGCTCCGTGTTACTGCCCGATCAGATCGTCTAGTCCGAGCAGCACGAGATCCGTGAGGGGCACGATGCTCGCCCCCGCTCCTTGCACCTCGGCAGGCAGGTCCTCGCGCACGCCGAACGCGTCGGGCCGCGTCTCGAACTGCCCCACCACGATCCGGTACGCATCGCCGTCTCGTACGGCGGCGGCGCGAATGCTTCGGGAGAGGTAGTCCGCGAGAATCGTGTACGCCGAGGCCGTATCTGGAATGCGCTGCGCCCGCCACGTAAACCCGCCGAGAGAGGCGTTGAGCGCATCGCGCCCTTCGAACCCGTACGTG carries:
- the ftsH gene encoding ATP-dependent zinc metalloprotease FtsH, whose translation is MARQKKTPTPQNPRDGQNGRSPKRPRLSLGGFYLFVLLALGLLALQTVLLGGSTSKEVDYSEFLDQVQSGAVAEFTVVNGADITGLYTPEAVENEVVETEEPQAAFGREPDEKARLRFSTTKPADHDLTEFVNTVNAAREEAGTEPVEFAAKFQENWLGGLLSWVVLFGIIAIFWIFILRRMGGPGQQVLNIGKNKATLVDQTEGTKITFDDVAGLDEAKEEIEEVVQFLKDPKRFTRLGGKLPKGVLLVGPPGTGKTLLAKAVAGEAGTPFFSLSGSDFVEMFVGVGAARVRDLFKQAKEKAPCIIFIDEIDAVGRSRGRGSVIGGNDERENTLNQLLVEMDGFNTDKGVIIMAATNRPDVLDSALLRPGRFDRQVLIDKPDRREREAIFKVHTESLTLAPELDMGLLAGQTPGFAGAEIANVCNEAALLAAREEKDAIEMIDFERAIDRVIGGLEKKNKLISPDEKRIVAYHEAGHAVAGWFREYTDPVVKVSIVPRGLAALGYAQSLPQERYLYTKEALIDRMVMTMGGRVAEEIIFGQISTGAQNDLERITAMAYAMIVDYGMSEEIGYVSFNMSKQKDQPVFDKPYSEDLARRIDIEAKVLIDDVRVQTRRLLEERADKLEDLAQALLEKEVLNENDLKAVLGERPYALPDHERGVTAEGEPTNIEPNSASGAMGDGAATPEAEAPPMGSPPEA
- a CDS encoding T9SS type A sorting domain-containing protein — encoded protein: MICAPALVREPGRFACAPEASGASIGVSPNPTSGATTVRLQLPSRQTDVRVSIFDARGREVTTLASDARESGAHVLAIDTSAWAAGVYIVRAEVGGVVASARFVVAQ